A part of Anabas testudineus chromosome 7, fAnaTes1.2, whole genome shotgun sequence genomic DNA contains:
- the gnat2 gene encoding guanine nucleotide-binding protein G(t) subunit alpha-2 isoform X2 codes for MGAGASAEDKKSKELEKQLQEDADKDSKTVKLLLLGAGESGKSTIVKQMKILHQGGYTKEEQMEFRAIIYGNILQSALAIIRGMEMLGIDFGSPSSQENGQKLQNLSDSIEEGTMPAELADVIQKLWKDSGVQAAFERAAEYQLNDSAGYYLNEMDRICKPDYLPTEQDVLRSRVKTTGIIEEQFACKELHFRMFDVGGQRSERKKWIHCFEGVTCIIFCGALSAYDMVLVEDDEVNRMHESLHLFNSICNHRFFALTSIVLFLNKKDLFEEKIKKVHLSICFPDYDGPNTYDDASNYIKTQFLDLNMKKGVKEIYSHLTCATDTKNVEIVFNAVTDIIIKENLKDCGLF; via the exons ATGGGTGCGGGAGCAAGTGCCGAGGACAAAAAGTCTAAGGAGTTGGAAAAGCAACTCCAAGAAGATGCCGATAAGGACTCTAAAACTGTCAAGCTATTGCTGCTTG GTGCTGGTGAGTCAGGGAAAAGCACAATTGTGAAACAAATGAA GATTCTGCATCAAGGTGGTTACACAAAAGAGGAACAAATGGAGTTTAGAGCGATCATCTATGGCAACATCCTGCAGTCTGCTCTGGCTATCATCAGAGGCATGGAGATGCTCGGCATTGATTTTGGCTCACCCAGTTCACAG GAGAACGGACAGAAGCTGCAGAACTTGTCAGACTCCATCGAGGAAGGAACAATGCCTGCTGAGCTGGCTGACGTCATCCAGAAGCTGTGGAAAGATTCTGGTGTGCAGGCTGCCTTCGAAAGAGCTGCTGAGTACCAGCTGAACGACTCTGCTGGCTA CTACCTCAATGaaatggacagaatctgcaAGCCAGACTATCTTCCCACTGAGCAGGATGTACTGCGATCTCGAGTCAAAACAACTGGTATCATTGAAGAACAGTTTGCGTGCAAAGAGCTGCACTTCAG GATGTTTGACGTGGGTGGCCAGaggtcagagagaaagaagtggATCCATTGTTTCGAGGGTGTGACTTGTATCATCTTTTGCGGCGCTCTCAGTGCATACGACATGGTGCTCGTAGAGGATGACGAAGTG AACCGCATGCACGAGTCTCTCCATCTATTCAACAGTATCTGCAACCACAGATTCTTCGCACTGACCTCCATCGTGCTTTTCCTCAACAAGAAGGATCTCTTTGAAGAGAAGATCAAAAAAGTCCACCTGAGTATCTGTTTCCCAGACTATGATG GCCCCAATACCTACGACGATGCCAGCAACTACATCAAGACGCAGTTCTTGGACCTGAACATGAAGAAGGGTGTGAAAGAAATCTACTCCCACTTGACCTGtgccacagacacaaagaacGTCGAGATTGTGTTCAACGCTGTGACAGACATCATCATCAAAGAAAACCTTAAAGATTGTGGTCTTTTCTGA
- the gnat2 gene encoding guanine nucleotide-binding protein G(t) subunit alpha-2 isoform X1, whose protein sequence is MQASTELALIDPCSVPIKSQENGQKLQNLSDSIEEGTMPAELADVIQKLWKDSGVQAAFERAAEYQLNDSAGYYLNEMDRICKPDYLPTEQDVLRSRVKTTGIIEEQFACKELHFRMFDVGGQRSERKKWIHCFEGVTCIIFCGALSAYDMVLVEDDEVNRMHESLHLFNSICNHRFFALTSIVLFLNKKDLFEEKIKKVHLSICFPDYDGPNTYDDASNYIKTQFLDLNMKKGVKEIYSHLTCATDTKNVEIVFNAVTDIIIKENLKDCGLF, encoded by the exons ATGCAAGCAAGTACTGAGCTGGCACTGATAGATCCTTGTTCTGTGCCCATTAAATCACAGGAGAACGGACAGAAGCTGCAGAACTTGTCAGACTCCATCGAGGAAGGAACAATGCCTGCTGAGCTGGCTGACGTCATCCAGAAGCTGTGGAAAGATTCTGGTGTGCAGGCTGCCTTCGAAAGAGCTGCTGAGTACCAGCTGAACGACTCTGCTGGCTA CTACCTCAATGaaatggacagaatctgcaAGCCAGACTATCTTCCCACTGAGCAGGATGTACTGCGATCTCGAGTCAAAACAACTGGTATCATTGAAGAACAGTTTGCGTGCAAAGAGCTGCACTTCAG GATGTTTGACGTGGGTGGCCAGaggtcagagagaaagaagtggATCCATTGTTTCGAGGGTGTGACTTGTATCATCTTTTGCGGCGCTCTCAGTGCATACGACATGGTGCTCGTAGAGGATGACGAAGTG AACCGCATGCACGAGTCTCTCCATCTATTCAACAGTATCTGCAACCACAGATTCTTCGCACTGACCTCCATCGTGCTTTTCCTCAACAAGAAGGATCTCTTTGAAGAGAAGATCAAAAAAGTCCACCTGAGTATCTGTTTCCCAGACTATGATG GCCCCAATACCTACGACGATGCCAGCAACTACATCAAGACGCAGTTCTTGGACCTGAACATGAAGAAGGGTGTGAAAGAAATCTACTCCCACTTGACCTGtgccacagacacaaagaacGTCGAGATTGTGTTCAACGCTGTGACAGACATCATCATCAAAGAAAACCTTAAAGATTGTGGTCTTTTCTGA